Proteins co-encoded in one Arachis hypogaea cultivar Tifrunner chromosome 13, arahy.Tifrunner.gnm2.J5K5, whole genome shotgun sequence genomic window:
- the LOC112792208 gene encoding calmodulin-binding transcription activator 3 isoform X1, with translation MADVKCYVPPNQLNIEQILIEAQHRWLRPAEICEILSNYKMFQIAPEPARMPPSGSLFLFDRKVLRYFRKDGHNWRKKKDGKTVREAHERLKAGSVDVLHCYYAHGEENENFQRRTYWMLDEELSHIVLVHYREVKATKANFRGAAKENQESLPYAQIDKLPGSTEKEISLSCSLHPHNYQVPSHTIDTTSMKSTQATEYEEAESVFTALNSYASSEDYSFLETQHPVVEKIPDPYCLLQFINEQEKLCGTPGMNHIMLSQAGKIKDIHNVRLAYEPPQHVGFSMWENILENNGRSQYMPLQSILPEIQPDNMGINSNASLLRSNSTTNITKVNGTENMVQVEGNWQVMNELYEFDPQRSLEQCLIHQDKPKVLMIDDPQEKLLDAKEKIETNRSLDGIDDTNLTLKKALLDGSLAEEGLKKLDSFNQWMSKELGDVEESKTPSTFSAYWGTVESENDVDNATIPSEVHLDTYALDPSISHDQLFTIIDFSPSWAFEGSEIKILIYGQFLRSLQEAEQCKWSCMFGEVEVPANIIDNGVLSCYTPPHKTGRIPFYVTCSNRLACSEIREFDFRDIYTQEVNNAAEQRESISDNFSVRFEELLYIGHTLPQNLDPICVSEKSELRSKISALLRKEEDDWDKLLKLTLEKDFSPQNVQEQLLQNLLKDKLLRWLLQKVIEDGKGPNVLDEGGQGVLHLAAALGYDWALQPTVIAGVNVNFRDVNGWTALHWAAFCGRELTVASLISLGAAPGALTDPSPEHPSGRTPADLASANGHKGIAGYLAESSISVQLLSLDMNRDTRESSGSKVVYRVQHNTTEVNDDHLSYELSLKDSLAAVCNASQAAARIHEVYRVQSFQRKQLKEYDDKFGISDEDALSLITVKPHKVGQRNEPVHAAAIRIQNKFRSWKGRKEFLMIRQRIVKIQAHVRGHQVRKNCGKIIWSVGILEKVILRWRRKGSGLRGFKLEDVPEGTMVQDTQCKEDEYDFLKEGRKQTEERLQKALSRVKSMVQYPEARDQYHRLLNVVTETQENQLKHHRSSEERREFDNLIDLETLLDEDTFMLTVI, from the exons ATGGCTGACGTCAAGTGCTATGTTCCACCTAATCAACTTA ATATTGAGCAAATTCTTATAGAAGCTCAGCATCGATGGCTGCGCCCAGCTGAAATTTGTGAAATTCTCAGTAATTATAAAATGTTCCAAATTGCTCCAGAGCCTGCACGTATGCCGCCAA GTGGTTCACTTTTCCTGTTTGATCGGAAGGTGCTGAGATACTTTAGAAAAGATGGCCACAACTGGAGAAAGAAAAAGGATGGAAAAACAGTGAGGGAAGCTCATGAGAGACTTAAG GCTGGAAGTGTGGATGTGTTGCACTGCTATTATGCACAcggagaagaaaatgaaaattttcaaagacGCACATACTGGATGCTTGATga GGAACTCTCGCACATTGTTCTTGTCCATTATAGGGAAGTGAAG GCAACTAAGGCAAATTTTAGAGGTGCTGCCAAAGAAAATCAAGAATCTCTTCCTTATGCACAAATTGACAAACTACCAGGTTCCACGGAGAAGgaaatttctttatcatgtaGTCTTCATCCACATAACTACCAGGTTCCATCACATACAATAGATACAAcaagcatgaagagcactcaagCAACAGAATATGAAGAAGCTGAGTCAG TGTTTACAGCATTGAATAGTTACGCAAGTTCAGAAGACTACTCCTTCCTTGAAACACAACACCCAGTTGTTGAGAAGATTCCTGATCCTTATTGCCTGCTGCAGTTCATAA ATGAACAAGAGAAGTTGTGTGGCACTCCTGGGATGAATCATATCATGCTCAGTCAAGCTGGCAAAATCAAAGACATTCATAATGTTAGATTGGCATATGAACCCCCACAGCACGTTGGCTTTTCAATGTGGGAAAATATCTTGGAAAATAATGGGAGAAGTCAATACATGCCTCTTCAATCCATACTCCCTGAAATCCAACCTGATAACATGGGAATCAATAGCAATGCCTCTCTATTGAGGTCAAATTCCACCACCAATATTACCAAAGTGAATGGGACAGAAAATATGGTACAAGTTGAAGGAAATTGGCAGGTAATGAATGAGTTATATGAATTTGATCCTCAAAGATCCTTGGAACAGTGTCTTATACATCAAGATAAACCAAAGGTTCTTATGATAGATGACCCTCAAGAAAAACTATTAGATGCAAAAGAGAAGATAGAAACCAATAGAAGCCTGGATGGAATAGATGATACAAATTTAACTCTAAAGAAGGCTCTGTTAGATGGATCCCTTGCAGAAGAGGGTCTGAAGAAGCTTGACAGTTTCAACCAATGGATGAGTAAAGAACTTGGAGATGTGGAAGAATCTAAAACTCCATCCACTTTTAGTGCTTATTGGGGTACAGTTGAAAGTGAAAACGATGTGGACAATGCAACTATTCCTTCCGAAGTGCACCTGGATACCTATGCACTGGATCCATCTATTTCCCATGATCAACTTTTTACCATTATTGACTTTTCCCCAAGCTGGGCATTTGAAGGCTCAGAAATTAAG ATTCTCATTTATGGACAATTCTTGAGGAGTCTACAGGAAGCAGAACAATGTAAATGGTCTTGCATGTTCGGTGAGGTAGAAGTGCCAGCTAATATCATTGACAATGGTGTTCTTTCTTGTTATACTCCTCCACACAAAACTGGGAGGATTCCTTTCTATGTAACTTGTTCCAATAGGTTAGCATGTAGTGAAATACGAGAATTTGATTTCCGAGACATTTACACTCAAGAAGTCAACAATGCAGCTGAGCAGAGAGAGAGCATTTCTGATAATTTCAGTGTGCGATTTGAAGAGCTGCTGTACATTGGGCATACCTTACCTCAAAACTTAGATCCAATCTGCGTAAGTGAGAAATCTGAACTGAGAAGTAAAATAAGTGCTTTGctgaggaaggaggaggatgattGGGATAAGTTGCTGAAACTCACTCTAGAGAAAGATTTTTCTCCACAAAATGTACAGGAGCAGCTGCTTCAAAATCTTTTGAAAGATAAGTTACTTCGGTGGCTCCTTCAAAAAGTCATTGAAGATGGGAAAGGCCCTAATGTATTGGATGAGGGTGGCCAAGGAGTACTTCATCTTGCGGCTGCTCTTGGCTATGATTGGGCCTTACAACCCACAGTAATTGCTGGTGTAAATGTGAACTTCCGCGATGTAAATGGATGGACTGCTCTTCATTGGGCTGCATTCTGTGGCAG GGAGCTCACAGTTGCTTCCCTCATCTCTCTTGGCGCAGCACCTGGGGCGCTGACTGATCCAAGCCCAGAGCATCCTTCTGGTAGAACACCAGCTGACCTGGCTTCCGCAAACGGTcacaaaggaattgcagggtatcTTGCAGAATCTTCAATAAGCGTGCAACTATTATCTCTTGATATGAACAGGGACACGAGAGAAAGTTCTGGATCAAAAGTAGTATACAGGGTCCAACACAATACTACTGAAGTTAATGATGATCACCTATCATATGAACTGTCACTGAAAGATTCACTGGCAGCAGTGTGTAATGCCAGCCAGGCTGCTGCACGTATTCATGAAGTTTATAGAGTGCAATCTTTCCAAAGAAAACAACTGAAAGAATATGATGATAAATTTGGAATATCTGATGAAGATGCTCTTTCTCTTATAACTGTAAAACCACACAAGGTTGGACAACGCAATGAGCCTGTACATGCAGCTGCAATACGAATCCAGAACAAATTCCGCAGTTGGAAGGGCAGAAAAGAATTTTTGATGATTCGCCAAAGAATAGTTAAAATTCAG GCTCATGTAAGGGGGCACCAGGTTAGGAAGAACTGTGGAAAGATAATTTGGTCAGTTGGAATTTTAGAAAAAGTTATTTTGCGCTGGCGCCGAAAAGGTAGTGGTTTACGTGGATTTAAATTGGAAGATGTTCCCGAGGGAACTATGGTACAAGATACACAGTGCAAGGAGGATGAGTATGATTTCTTGAAAGAAGGCAGAAAGCAAACAGAGGAAAGGTTGCAGAAAGCCCTATCCAGGGTGAAGTCAATGGTTCAGTATCCAGAGGCAAGAGACCAATACCATAGGCTGTTGAATGTTGTAACTGAGACCCAAGAAAACCAG CTAAAACATCATAGGAGttcagaagagagaagagaatttgATAACCTCATTGATCTTGAAACTTTGCTGGACGAGGATACTTTCATGCTTACAGTCATTTAG
- the LOC112792208 gene encoding calmodulin-binding transcription activator 3 isoform X2 has protein sequence MADVKCYVPPNQLNIEQILIEAQHRWLRPAEICEILSNYKMFQIAPEPARMPPSGSLFLFDRKVLRYFRKDGHNWRKKKDGKTVREAHERLKAGSVDVLHCYYAHGEENENFQRRTYWMLDEELSHIVLVHYREVKATKANFRGAAKENQESLPYAQIDKLPGSTEKEISLSCSLHPHNYQVPSHTIDTTSMKSTQATEYEEAESALNSYASSEDYSFLETQHPVVEKIPDPYCLLQFINEQEKLCGTPGMNHIMLSQAGKIKDIHNVRLAYEPPQHVGFSMWENILENNGRSQYMPLQSILPEIQPDNMGINSNASLLRSNSTTNITKVNGTENMVQVEGNWQVMNELYEFDPQRSLEQCLIHQDKPKVLMIDDPQEKLLDAKEKIETNRSLDGIDDTNLTLKKALLDGSLAEEGLKKLDSFNQWMSKELGDVEESKTPSTFSAYWGTVESENDVDNATIPSEVHLDTYALDPSISHDQLFTIIDFSPSWAFEGSEIKILIYGQFLRSLQEAEQCKWSCMFGEVEVPANIIDNGVLSCYTPPHKTGRIPFYVTCSNRLACSEIREFDFRDIYTQEVNNAAEQRESISDNFSVRFEELLYIGHTLPQNLDPICVSEKSELRSKISALLRKEEDDWDKLLKLTLEKDFSPQNVQEQLLQNLLKDKLLRWLLQKVIEDGKGPNVLDEGGQGVLHLAAALGYDWALQPTVIAGVNVNFRDVNGWTALHWAAFCGRELTVASLISLGAAPGALTDPSPEHPSGRTPADLASANGHKGIAGYLAESSISVQLLSLDMNRDTRESSGSKVVYRVQHNTTEVNDDHLSYELSLKDSLAAVCNASQAAARIHEVYRVQSFQRKQLKEYDDKFGISDEDALSLITVKPHKVGQRNEPVHAAAIRIQNKFRSWKGRKEFLMIRQRIVKIQAHVRGHQVRKNCGKIIWSVGILEKVILRWRRKGSGLRGFKLEDVPEGTMVQDTQCKEDEYDFLKEGRKQTEERLQKALSRVKSMVQYPEARDQYHRLLNVVTETQENQLKHHRSSEERREFDNLIDLETLLDEDTFMLTVI, from the exons ATGGCTGACGTCAAGTGCTATGTTCCACCTAATCAACTTA ATATTGAGCAAATTCTTATAGAAGCTCAGCATCGATGGCTGCGCCCAGCTGAAATTTGTGAAATTCTCAGTAATTATAAAATGTTCCAAATTGCTCCAGAGCCTGCACGTATGCCGCCAA GTGGTTCACTTTTCCTGTTTGATCGGAAGGTGCTGAGATACTTTAGAAAAGATGGCCACAACTGGAGAAAGAAAAAGGATGGAAAAACAGTGAGGGAAGCTCATGAGAGACTTAAG GCTGGAAGTGTGGATGTGTTGCACTGCTATTATGCACAcggagaagaaaatgaaaattttcaaagacGCACATACTGGATGCTTGATga GGAACTCTCGCACATTGTTCTTGTCCATTATAGGGAAGTGAAG GCAACTAAGGCAAATTTTAGAGGTGCTGCCAAAGAAAATCAAGAATCTCTTCCTTATGCACAAATTGACAAACTACCAGGTTCCACGGAGAAGgaaatttctttatcatgtaGTCTTCATCCACATAACTACCAGGTTCCATCACATACAATAGATACAAcaagcatgaagagcactcaagCAACAGAATATGAAGAAGCTGAGTCAG CATTGAATAGTTACGCAAGTTCAGAAGACTACTCCTTCCTTGAAACACAACACCCAGTTGTTGAGAAGATTCCTGATCCTTATTGCCTGCTGCAGTTCATAA ATGAACAAGAGAAGTTGTGTGGCACTCCTGGGATGAATCATATCATGCTCAGTCAAGCTGGCAAAATCAAAGACATTCATAATGTTAGATTGGCATATGAACCCCCACAGCACGTTGGCTTTTCAATGTGGGAAAATATCTTGGAAAATAATGGGAGAAGTCAATACATGCCTCTTCAATCCATACTCCCTGAAATCCAACCTGATAACATGGGAATCAATAGCAATGCCTCTCTATTGAGGTCAAATTCCACCACCAATATTACCAAAGTGAATGGGACAGAAAATATGGTACAAGTTGAAGGAAATTGGCAGGTAATGAATGAGTTATATGAATTTGATCCTCAAAGATCCTTGGAACAGTGTCTTATACATCAAGATAAACCAAAGGTTCTTATGATAGATGACCCTCAAGAAAAACTATTAGATGCAAAAGAGAAGATAGAAACCAATAGAAGCCTGGATGGAATAGATGATACAAATTTAACTCTAAAGAAGGCTCTGTTAGATGGATCCCTTGCAGAAGAGGGTCTGAAGAAGCTTGACAGTTTCAACCAATGGATGAGTAAAGAACTTGGAGATGTGGAAGAATCTAAAACTCCATCCACTTTTAGTGCTTATTGGGGTACAGTTGAAAGTGAAAACGATGTGGACAATGCAACTATTCCTTCCGAAGTGCACCTGGATACCTATGCACTGGATCCATCTATTTCCCATGATCAACTTTTTACCATTATTGACTTTTCCCCAAGCTGGGCATTTGAAGGCTCAGAAATTAAG ATTCTCATTTATGGACAATTCTTGAGGAGTCTACAGGAAGCAGAACAATGTAAATGGTCTTGCATGTTCGGTGAGGTAGAAGTGCCAGCTAATATCATTGACAATGGTGTTCTTTCTTGTTATACTCCTCCACACAAAACTGGGAGGATTCCTTTCTATGTAACTTGTTCCAATAGGTTAGCATGTAGTGAAATACGAGAATTTGATTTCCGAGACATTTACACTCAAGAAGTCAACAATGCAGCTGAGCAGAGAGAGAGCATTTCTGATAATTTCAGTGTGCGATTTGAAGAGCTGCTGTACATTGGGCATACCTTACCTCAAAACTTAGATCCAATCTGCGTAAGTGAGAAATCTGAACTGAGAAGTAAAATAAGTGCTTTGctgaggaaggaggaggatgattGGGATAAGTTGCTGAAACTCACTCTAGAGAAAGATTTTTCTCCACAAAATGTACAGGAGCAGCTGCTTCAAAATCTTTTGAAAGATAAGTTACTTCGGTGGCTCCTTCAAAAAGTCATTGAAGATGGGAAAGGCCCTAATGTATTGGATGAGGGTGGCCAAGGAGTACTTCATCTTGCGGCTGCTCTTGGCTATGATTGGGCCTTACAACCCACAGTAATTGCTGGTGTAAATGTGAACTTCCGCGATGTAAATGGATGGACTGCTCTTCATTGGGCTGCATTCTGTGGCAG GGAGCTCACAGTTGCTTCCCTCATCTCTCTTGGCGCAGCACCTGGGGCGCTGACTGATCCAAGCCCAGAGCATCCTTCTGGTAGAACACCAGCTGACCTGGCTTCCGCAAACGGTcacaaaggaattgcagggtatcTTGCAGAATCTTCAATAAGCGTGCAACTATTATCTCTTGATATGAACAGGGACACGAGAGAAAGTTCTGGATCAAAAGTAGTATACAGGGTCCAACACAATACTACTGAAGTTAATGATGATCACCTATCATATGAACTGTCACTGAAAGATTCACTGGCAGCAGTGTGTAATGCCAGCCAGGCTGCTGCACGTATTCATGAAGTTTATAGAGTGCAATCTTTCCAAAGAAAACAACTGAAAGAATATGATGATAAATTTGGAATATCTGATGAAGATGCTCTTTCTCTTATAACTGTAAAACCACACAAGGTTGGACAACGCAATGAGCCTGTACATGCAGCTGCAATACGAATCCAGAACAAATTCCGCAGTTGGAAGGGCAGAAAAGAATTTTTGATGATTCGCCAAAGAATAGTTAAAATTCAG GCTCATGTAAGGGGGCACCAGGTTAGGAAGAACTGTGGAAAGATAATTTGGTCAGTTGGAATTTTAGAAAAAGTTATTTTGCGCTGGCGCCGAAAAGGTAGTGGTTTACGTGGATTTAAATTGGAAGATGTTCCCGAGGGAACTATGGTACAAGATACACAGTGCAAGGAGGATGAGTATGATTTCTTGAAAGAAGGCAGAAAGCAAACAGAGGAAAGGTTGCAGAAAGCCCTATCCAGGGTGAAGTCAATGGTTCAGTATCCAGAGGCAAGAGACCAATACCATAGGCTGTTGAATGTTGTAACTGAGACCCAAGAAAACCAG CTAAAACATCATAGGAGttcagaagagagaagagaatttgATAACCTCATTGATCTTGAAACTTTGCTGGACGAGGATACTTTCATGCTTACAGTCATTTAG
- the LOC112792208 gene encoding calmodulin-binding transcription activator 3 isoform X4 produces the protein MFQIAPEPARMPPSGSLFLFDRKVLRYFRKDGHNWRKKKDGKTVREAHERLKAGSVDVLHCYYAHGEENENFQRRTYWMLDEELSHIVLVHYREVKATKANFRGAAKENQESLPYAQIDKLPGSTEKEISLSCSLHPHNYQVPSHTIDTTSMKSTQATEYEEAESALNSYASSEDYSFLETQHPVVEKIPDPYCLLQFINEQEKLCGTPGMNHIMLSQAGKIKDIHNVRLAYEPPQHVGFSMWENILENNGRSQYMPLQSILPEIQPDNMGINSNASLLRSNSTTNITKVNGTENMVQVEGNWQVMNELYEFDPQRSLEQCLIHQDKPKVLMIDDPQEKLLDAKEKIETNRSLDGIDDTNLTLKKALLDGSLAEEGLKKLDSFNQWMSKELGDVEESKTPSTFSAYWGTVESENDVDNATIPSEVHLDTYALDPSISHDQLFTIIDFSPSWAFEGSEIKILIYGQFLRSLQEAEQCKWSCMFGEVEVPANIIDNGVLSCYTPPHKTGRIPFYVTCSNRLACSEIREFDFRDIYTQEVNNAAEQRESISDNFSVRFEELLYIGHTLPQNLDPICVSEKSELRSKISALLRKEEDDWDKLLKLTLEKDFSPQNVQEQLLQNLLKDKLLRWLLQKVIEDGKGPNVLDEGGQGVLHLAAALGYDWALQPTVIAGVNVNFRDVNGWTALHWAAFCGRELTVASLISLGAAPGALTDPSPEHPSGRTPADLASANGHKGIAGYLAESSISVQLLSLDMNRDTRESSGSKVVYRVQHNTTEVNDDHLSYELSLKDSLAAVCNASQAAARIHEVYRVQSFQRKQLKEYDDKFGISDEDALSLITVKPHKVGQRNEPVHAAAIRIQNKFRSWKGRKEFLMIRQRIVKIQAHVRGHQVRKNCGKIIWSVGILEKVILRWRRKGSGLRGFKLEDVPEGTMVQDTQCKEDEYDFLKEGRKQTEERLQKALSRVKSMVQYPEARDQYHRLLNVVTETQENQLKHHRSSEERREFDNLIDLETLLDEDTFMLTVI, from the exons ATGTTCCAAATTGCTCCAGAGCCTGCACGTATGCCGCCAA GTGGTTCACTTTTCCTGTTTGATCGGAAGGTGCTGAGATACTTTAGAAAAGATGGCCACAACTGGAGAAAGAAAAAGGATGGAAAAACAGTGAGGGAAGCTCATGAGAGACTTAAG GCTGGAAGTGTGGATGTGTTGCACTGCTATTATGCACAcggagaagaaaatgaaaattttcaaagacGCACATACTGGATGCTTGATga GGAACTCTCGCACATTGTTCTTGTCCATTATAGGGAAGTGAAG GCAACTAAGGCAAATTTTAGAGGTGCTGCCAAAGAAAATCAAGAATCTCTTCCTTATGCACAAATTGACAAACTACCAGGTTCCACGGAGAAGgaaatttctttatcatgtaGTCTTCATCCACATAACTACCAGGTTCCATCACATACAATAGATACAAcaagcatgaagagcactcaagCAACAGAATATGAAGAAGCTGAGTCAG CATTGAATAGTTACGCAAGTTCAGAAGACTACTCCTTCCTTGAAACACAACACCCAGTTGTTGAGAAGATTCCTGATCCTTATTGCCTGCTGCAGTTCATAA ATGAACAAGAGAAGTTGTGTGGCACTCCTGGGATGAATCATATCATGCTCAGTCAAGCTGGCAAAATCAAAGACATTCATAATGTTAGATTGGCATATGAACCCCCACAGCACGTTGGCTTTTCAATGTGGGAAAATATCTTGGAAAATAATGGGAGAAGTCAATACATGCCTCTTCAATCCATACTCCCTGAAATCCAACCTGATAACATGGGAATCAATAGCAATGCCTCTCTATTGAGGTCAAATTCCACCACCAATATTACCAAAGTGAATGGGACAGAAAATATGGTACAAGTTGAAGGAAATTGGCAGGTAATGAATGAGTTATATGAATTTGATCCTCAAAGATCCTTGGAACAGTGTCTTATACATCAAGATAAACCAAAGGTTCTTATGATAGATGACCCTCAAGAAAAACTATTAGATGCAAAAGAGAAGATAGAAACCAATAGAAGCCTGGATGGAATAGATGATACAAATTTAACTCTAAAGAAGGCTCTGTTAGATGGATCCCTTGCAGAAGAGGGTCTGAAGAAGCTTGACAGTTTCAACCAATGGATGAGTAAAGAACTTGGAGATGTGGAAGAATCTAAAACTCCATCCACTTTTAGTGCTTATTGGGGTACAGTTGAAAGTGAAAACGATGTGGACAATGCAACTATTCCTTCCGAAGTGCACCTGGATACCTATGCACTGGATCCATCTATTTCCCATGATCAACTTTTTACCATTATTGACTTTTCCCCAAGCTGGGCATTTGAAGGCTCAGAAATTAAG ATTCTCATTTATGGACAATTCTTGAGGAGTCTACAGGAAGCAGAACAATGTAAATGGTCTTGCATGTTCGGTGAGGTAGAAGTGCCAGCTAATATCATTGACAATGGTGTTCTTTCTTGTTATACTCCTCCACACAAAACTGGGAGGATTCCTTTCTATGTAACTTGTTCCAATAGGTTAGCATGTAGTGAAATACGAGAATTTGATTTCCGAGACATTTACACTCAAGAAGTCAACAATGCAGCTGAGCAGAGAGAGAGCATTTCTGATAATTTCAGTGTGCGATTTGAAGAGCTGCTGTACATTGGGCATACCTTACCTCAAAACTTAGATCCAATCTGCGTAAGTGAGAAATCTGAACTGAGAAGTAAAATAAGTGCTTTGctgaggaaggaggaggatgattGGGATAAGTTGCTGAAACTCACTCTAGAGAAAGATTTTTCTCCACAAAATGTACAGGAGCAGCTGCTTCAAAATCTTTTGAAAGATAAGTTACTTCGGTGGCTCCTTCAAAAAGTCATTGAAGATGGGAAAGGCCCTAATGTATTGGATGAGGGTGGCCAAGGAGTACTTCATCTTGCGGCTGCTCTTGGCTATGATTGGGCCTTACAACCCACAGTAATTGCTGGTGTAAATGTGAACTTCCGCGATGTAAATGGATGGACTGCTCTTCATTGGGCTGCATTCTGTGGCAG GGAGCTCACAGTTGCTTCCCTCATCTCTCTTGGCGCAGCACCTGGGGCGCTGACTGATCCAAGCCCAGAGCATCCTTCTGGTAGAACACCAGCTGACCTGGCTTCCGCAAACGGTcacaaaggaattgcagggtatcTTGCAGAATCTTCAATAAGCGTGCAACTATTATCTCTTGATATGAACAGGGACACGAGAGAAAGTTCTGGATCAAAAGTAGTATACAGGGTCCAACACAATACTACTGAAGTTAATGATGATCACCTATCATATGAACTGTCACTGAAAGATTCACTGGCAGCAGTGTGTAATGCCAGCCAGGCTGCTGCACGTATTCATGAAGTTTATAGAGTGCAATCTTTCCAAAGAAAACAACTGAAAGAATATGATGATAAATTTGGAATATCTGATGAAGATGCTCTTTCTCTTATAACTGTAAAACCACACAAGGTTGGACAACGCAATGAGCCTGTACATGCAGCTGCAATACGAATCCAGAACAAATTCCGCAGTTGGAAGGGCAGAAAAGAATTTTTGATGATTCGCCAAAGAATAGTTAAAATTCAG GCTCATGTAAGGGGGCACCAGGTTAGGAAGAACTGTGGAAAGATAATTTGGTCAGTTGGAATTTTAGAAAAAGTTATTTTGCGCTGGCGCCGAAAAGGTAGTGGTTTACGTGGATTTAAATTGGAAGATGTTCCCGAGGGAACTATGGTACAAGATACACAGTGCAAGGAGGATGAGTATGATTTCTTGAAAGAAGGCAGAAAGCAAACAGAGGAAAGGTTGCAGAAAGCCCTATCCAGGGTGAAGTCAATGGTTCAGTATCCAGAGGCAAGAGACCAATACCATAGGCTGTTGAATGTTGTAACTGAGACCCAAGAAAACCAG CTAAAACATCATAGGAGttcagaagagagaagagaatttgATAACCTCATTGATCTTGAAACTTTGCTGGACGAGGATACTTTCATGCTTACAGTCATTTAG